In Setaria viridis chromosome 5, Setaria_viridis_v4.0, whole genome shotgun sequence, the genomic stretch TCCGCGCTGCCCTCACCTGCCGCGCGTGGCGCCGCGCGGTggcctcctcccccgccttcCGCCGCCACTTTCGCGACATCCACCGGGCGCCCCTCCTCGGCCTCTTCTTCGAGACCCCCAGCGTCGGCCAAGCCCCTGCCGTCCCTGCCTTCCCCTCCTTCGTCCCTGCCCGCCGTTCCGACAGggatctggccgccgccgtaCGCGGCGGCGACTTCTTCCTCACCTCACTCCAGGAGCGCCCCGGCGGTCCCCACGGCTGGGACATCCTCGACTGCCGCGGCGGATACATCCTCCTCAGGAACGACGAAGAGGAGATAATGGCGGTATTGAATCCCTTGGCACGGCGAAGCGAGCGGTTCTTTGATCTTGCCCATGAGGACACCCTCCAAGGTCACCGCGGCTACCCCGTCGTGTGTTATAATGCCTGCTTGCTCTGCTCCGACGAAGACCCCTTGTCGTTTCGAGTGGTGCTTCTTGCACATGATGAGTCCAGGGTACGGGCTACATTCTTCTCCTCCGACACCAATGAGTGGTCGATTCTGCCGTGGGTCAATGTCCCCGCGAGTTCAAGCCGTAAGAAATTTTGGCTTCTGGATAGCAGCATGCAATCAAAGGGGTTCTTGTACTGGGTTTACAAGAATCGCAAGTATATGATCACACTTAATACAGTCACAATGGAGTTTTCTGTCGATGAGCTTCCTCAGCTCCTGAAGAATGAGCATTGCAGCTTTGTGGTTGGTGAAACAAGTAGTGGTGCACGCTGTATTGTCTATGCTATTGATTTCTGTGTTGGTTTGTTATTGCGCAGAACAGAGAATGGCATCATTGAGAGGTGGGACCTGCAATGGGCTGCCCGTTTAGATACCCAGCTTGATCAGGTCCTCGGCGAACTAATCAGTGTCTATGATGAGCTGCAAGTTGTAGCAGTCAGGGATggctttgcatacttggcaacATCAGAGAAATCAGATGATACCCAGACTCCTAGTTGGTTCTTGTCCTTCTGCTTGCAAACAATGGAATTGGAAAAGCTGTTTCAGAGGACGTATGACGCTGGTGTTTACCCCTATGTTATGACATGGCCTCCTTCTTTAGTTGGTAACTATGGGAGTTTCGCTCTTGAAGATGCTACACAGAATGCAATAACTGGCCATCAGATGTGATACAAGGAATAAGAAATGGAGAAGCCAGCGAAACCAAGCACTGGTTGTTGTTTGCAAGGAAACTAACATACCCAAATGCAGATGCATCATGCTGACAAATCAAACCGTAATCCATGATGCCGAAGATTCAGTCACCACTCGCTAGTCAGTTATCCTATGCTTTGCTGTTTTGCACTGGTTATTGTTTTACCATTAGTGAGCTCTTTTTCAGTGCTGATCTGATGATTCTGGACTTTATTTTATTCTGTATGCCCATCATAGCTAGCTGTTGGGTTACACTATTATTAGGAGTCTCTTTTGTTGTCTGTCTGTAAGATCCTTTATCCAAAGAGAACAGTGGCTATGTATCTTTGTTGCAACATTAAATCTTAAGATTACTGCTACCTGTTACTTAGGCTTCTCCAATTTGATATTGTCATCCTAAGATTACTGCTACCTGTTTGGTATGGAATACTGTCATCTTAAGACTACTGCTACCTGTTAGGTATATATGATGGTAGAGTGGCTACACCTATGGAGGTAGATGTACACACACAGATGGTTAACTTTGTGTTGTACATGAACTGAAAACACTTGATATACATAATATCTTAGGTTATAAAAGCCTTATCAGCATTGACCGTTTTTATCTGCTACACCTGTAGGAaatgtgatatatatatatatatatatatatatatatatatatatatatatatatatattgtcaAATCTTGAAGGATTTATCCTACAAAAGTTAGGATCAAAACTGTTCCTCTAAAGCTAAAGGTAGCATTAGTTGTATGTGCTAAAGTAAAGGGACTAGCTTGATAGTTTCATGTATTGTGGGAAATTTTCTGACAGGTTCTCCATTTTGATACTGGGAAATTGATCGGCTGAAGAACAcacgtttaaaaaaaaaaagtggtgcCTAGGCAGTGCAACACCTCACTTCATGCTAGGCCTGTTTAGGTGGTTTCCTCTCACTTGCGCCTCGCAGCTCACTGCTTTGTGGCACCTAGTCAGTGCAACACCTCACTTCATGCTAGGCCTGTTTAGAATGGAAATGTGCCAATTCAAGATGATGCCATGAGGGGGCATGTGAGCTTGTGGAATACTTTGTCTGCAATATATCTTTGCCTAAATGTGGAACCTGTTCTGGATCTCTAGATTATGCCTTTCCTTATGTTATATTGCACATCCATCTCTTTTAGATGGAAATGAAGAATTTTGtactccctcccttctcttttATATGGCAAGAAAGTAGTCCACCTACACAAGATGGCACGGCATCTCAAGAAATTTGTAAATTTCAAGCCCATGCAACAAAGTAGTCCACCTGCACAAGATGACACAGCATCTCAAGAATTTTGTCAGTTTCAATCCCATGCAACAATTTTGAGCAGAACTGCCTTGGATAGGAAATCCCTACCGGTAGACATAGGTTAGACAGATCAAGGTTTAATACTACGGAGTATGATGCTAAGGTAGGTCTTTTTTTTACTATTCAATTGCTCTTTGTTTACAAGTCCTATATCTGGAAATTTTGTGAGACCACGAAAGTGGTGTCATTATTGGCAGCAGTATAGCACTATGGATCTCGTACTTCAACTGTTGACCAGGTTCCCTTGAGCGCCCCGAATTGGCGAATTCAACCTTGTCATGCTGTCTGATAAGGTTATCTTTAACTAGGAATGAAAAAACAACTTAATTTACAAGGCAATTGGCTTTCCACGGTTAAAGAACAGAAAATGCTTTTGGTCCACATCATGAGTCCAGACTAAAATCCATTATTCCACAATTCACAATAGATTTCTTTTCCATGTATCTGCTGTTTCTTATAGCACAGGGCACAGCTATAAGATAGAAGCACAGCATTTCAACAATGAAACCACAAAGTTTAGTCCAAGATTAAGTAAAGGGGTTGTTGAATTTGATATTACCGAAGTTGCAATGTGTTATGCTTCTAAAGGGAACCAAGCATCTTGGTATGCAAAAGATGGTTACTGAATCATACAAGCAAATTATATCAACACAAATATATCATATAGAAAGGATGTTGATGTTCTACAATCTACTGTTATCTTTTCCAGCTACTTAGTAACACTTAATCATCTAATACTGAGAAAGAGATCCATACTAATTGATTAGCAATACTAATTGATTAGCATGCTCGAGATTACAAGGACATCGTTGCAATGAAGAGTAGACACTCCTTTTGAGGACAAGGATCTCACAGCCACAAAAGTGACTCCTAAATACAAAAACAAAGCAGACTAAACAGCCAGGTTCATAATGCTATATATACCGATACTGAGAAGTTCTGAGTGGGCAAAAACTAACTGAAGGTAATGAACTCTAGTAACAGTGGTGTAAACTTGTTGACAAGTGGTCAACCGCAAAGAACAAGGTATTTTCTATCATATCACATTTTCCATTTTATAATAGTGACTGAAGTCCAGTCAAGGGACTTGCGCTGAAGGACGCTTTGGCAGAGATCAATCGTGTCCTTGTGAACTCCGCATCTGTCATCCAGATAACTTAAGATCTGCAAGGACAGACCACGAAGAGGATAGATAAGTGCCAAAAAAAACATTTATAATCCAAATCAGACAGCGTCAACGGTAATGCACTGAATCATGGAAGGAAACTGCACTTAAATTACACAATACAGAGCTCAGAATGTTCAAAGATATCCCCTAAGACCAGGGGTAGGTGAACCTTTGTCTAACCAGAACGTATCAGACAATGCAAACATGTCCAAAGATGGCAGATACTATTCACTGCCCCCAATAGCCTGATCAGCAATGCAACAAGTAAGCTACAAAATTAGAGCAAGAAACAGAACATAAGAGAATTCCCTCAAAAACAGAACTTAAGAGAGGGAGAGCTTCAATTCTCACGTACATAAGAGAGGGAGAGCAAGTAGAATACAATCTTTTACTCCAAAGGGTACATcgctgaaagaaaaaaaagtacagCTGGGACACTAGGTACAATTTCTATGGCACAATCAGTAGCTCAGCGCATACCAAGCAATAATCCATATATTTAAATGATGCAAGACCCAACCGGCCAACCCCAAGATCAGATTAGCAATTCAATACACCATAATCTCTACGAAGTTCATGACTTTGCTGCCCAACAAATGTTCGTCCATACTACAGATTGATAGTTTTGGATTTGAATAATTAGGTACATAAACAACCTGAGCTCAGTTCTGTTTTGGAGTTAATACTTAGATACATGACCTGCAGGTACAGAAAGAATTATTAAATTTAAAGCAGAAACAAATATAGTGACGAAAATTCGAATCATTTTAATAAAGCGAGACAATACATTGTCCACAAAATAGATACATCTCTCACTGTCTCACATAGTTTCATATAACTCAACTGAAACATTGAACTTTTCACACCTTAGAACATTTTCGAACTCGTATGAACCTCAAATTTGGAAACAACCTAATGTTTATCTTAGTATTAGAAAATATGAAGTTGCACTAGCATTCCCAGTGCAAAAAAATATAATGGGACTGAATCGGGTTTGCTAAAGTAGGTCCCCAATGAGACTAAGATCACCAACGAACAAGACACACCGATAAGATCATAAGAGAACAGTTTGGTAGGTGCACAAATAATCCCTCATTGATCATTTGCATACAGGGACCTGTGCTTGTGCAATGCCCATCACAAACAGGTCAATAATTAGTTAAATAATTTCACCTTATAGCAAACACAGTGCTCGTGGCCTCACAATGGCCCTCTCATAGTCTCATTGATCATTTGCCTTCTCcactgagaaaaaaaaatgacattgagAAGTAGTCAGGAGTCAGAGGCACAAGCTAACACTATAAGGGATCTGTTGATTAGTGACGAACCAAAATGTATCATAAACATGCTTTTTTcatcataaaccgtgatttatgatgCTCATGTGACGAGCAAACCATTTGTCACTAATCGAGCGTCATAACCACGATTAGTGATGTTCCTTATATTTGCGCGTCACTAAATCTATGGCACCTACGAAACGTCCACACAAACATCACAAATTGGCTCCTACGGTTTTACCATGATGGATAAGAATCTGATGTGACATGACCATTGTGATAAATTGTTTCATCATACAATGAATTTGCcacatttgttgttgggtcgagcTCAAATTTGTTCCGATAGGCCAATATTTTTCCGATAGCCAAAAATTTGTTCTGATAGGTCCTTTTGTTTTCTCCCGATTTATGAATGAAATACATTTTTGGCACAATTATATGTGAGCTAAGCCCACGTAAGGAATAAATTTTTCAAATTCAGTCTGAGAAATAATGGATTTCAATTCATTTCCAAATTATTCATCACAGATCACAATGTAAGATCACTATCTTACAAAGAAGAAAGATTAACAAAGTTGCATACATGACATAAGCTCAAACCACAAAGTAGAGCATCGATTTTAACCTCTTGCAAAGGTTAGCAGTTGACGAAGGAGTGCTTCAGTGTCTTGTGATAACTTCTTCAAGTTCTCAATCTCAGCTAATTGCAATTTGAGAGTTGATTCCGAATcttctgtcttcttcttcaaggtaaCTCTTGCTGGTGAGTAAGAAACCATTATCGAAGTTGTACCCCATCTTGTTTGTCAGCCTCAACTTGCTCCTTGTCAACACCACCGCATCAGGATTTGGTAGAGTTTCTTGAACACTCAGCAAAATCATCAGGTTTTCATTTTGCAAGAAGCACCATTGATCGGAGTACTTCAATCTAGCTACAACATGATTCAAAGTCAGACTATGATCAAGTTTTCATTTTGCAAGAAGCTCCATTTAATGTAAGGAAAGAAGGAACAGAAATACATATTGTGTTAAGGGAGTGCACTAGAGCGACTACAGATGTTGACCCTTTGCcccgctgaaacaagatattgTCAAACTTTAGTATTAGATTAACAAAGAATTCTTCCATTTTTCATGAATCGCTCTTTAAGATCAAATGCGCAATGCATCTACATCACATCACACCTGCACCATCGCATGCCACTCACACAAGAAACTCAATTGAGGTGTTTATGTATTAGCGAAAGGGAGATGGTAAACAAAAGGGAAGAAATGCACAGGCAGATAGAAGATCTCGATTTTACTTCTGTATTCTCCAAGTTTTAATATGCAATGCATCTGAGAAGAACGGCAAGCATTGTAGTAGAAAGAAGTTGGTCAAGAAACAATACAAGCAAATTCCGTCCACAAAAATAGACAGTAACAATGGATCTTGTAGCAAGAGAAAATATTCCATATGCTCTCTTCAGGACAAGGAGCTTACAGACAGATCACAAAGGAGACTCCTAATACCACAACCCAGTGGTTTTCAGAGAATAAATAAACATAAATCATAACCCAGTAGTTTTCAaagattaaataaaaataaatcacAATCCAGCACCACATTCGGATCAGAGCAGACCAGGTTCTGAATACTCACAGCAAAGAACTTGTAGTTTCCCATATCGCGGAGCAGATTGGAGCCCGAAACGAACCTGCTGGCCTGGCCCGGACCAGGAAGAGGCATTTCTAACAATTTTTACACTAAAGAAGCACGGAGGCCCAGCATGAGCCCATCCGGTTTTGACAGATTTTTCTGTGGCCTGACAACCTTACTGGGTGGGCATCGGCCCAAAATAAACCGAAAATCTATCTGGTTTCTGGAATTTTTTTTACTTAGCTTCCATTGTTGGAGCTCCGTGCAAAGGCTGAGATTGCGAGTTTTCTTGGGCACGAAACGGGTTCACTGGAAACCCGAAGGATAGGTGTCAACAGCCGAGTGAAGGAGGCGGATGAGAATCTAGTTTGAGTTCCAAACTTAAAATACCATTATCTCTTAAACCGTTAATCCATTTCGAAATCAGTTTGAACCACCGTGTTGTTTGTAATTAATGCAACGAAATGAGATccaatatgaatatattttttattttttaatatatctTTTAAAATCAACATTCAGATTGCAGTATTTCAACAATTTGAAcaactacttcaacattttggaCATGCTGCTTCAACATTTCTATACAAAATGTTGATCCAGTTTATCTGAATTGTTGAACTAACTTTAAGAAAATGTTGAACCTAGTTctttaaaatgttgaatatattAGTTAAACGGTCTAAACGTGTTAGTTTAATTTTATGTGAAAAATACTAAAACAGTATAATCAGAATGTTAATTAGCTTTTTTTCAATCAGGAATGTCGACTAAATTTTTTCAAGTTGAAATTCATTTCGTCATACATCTAAGCACCTGATTAGCAAATCAGGAATGTCGACTAAATTTTTTCAAGTTGAAATTCATTTCGTCATACATCTTAGCATCTGATTAGCAAATAGCTAGCATAATTAGAAGAAtggagaaaggaaaaaataaacaaaagcgTACATGCCGTGAAGACTCATCGCCGCATGGCCCTGCGTTTGACTGGTGGGCTGTTAATGGAAGAAATCGGTACGGTTGGTATTTGGGCCTGGTGGGCTTTATAGCCATGTAGTTTAATGAACTTCCGGTAGCTACATAGGATCCCCAAATAAACCGGCTGGTCAATTCCATCACCATCAGAAAAGGTGCTGCGAATGCTGCTGCGAATTCTCCTTAAATCCTTTTATTttaaaggaattggaatctacttggTGGGGTAGACTATTTGTTTTGAAATGTAAGCATACcataactttccaaagtttagatataagtctGTCTTAAATTCATAGGTGGGAcatgctatgtttctaatgtgcaacttatagcacgtTTTCGACACGCTTCCTGTAGCAGAAgtgcacataagtatctctcccatatgatAAATATACTCcacatacaactatattagtttaattaatttgtgtctaaattaagaatggaattcaattccaaggatcgGGCCTCAGAAAAAATGTACCCGCAAATAAAAGGGATGCTGTTAattttagtttttatttttAGGGAATGCTGTTAATTTTAGTTGAAAGGAACCAGGTCCGCGTTCCTACAATTGCATGCGTATGCATGAAGTTGTTCTCATGAATTGTTATATTGGACCTAGCATTCCTACCAGGTCTCTGCATCCTTTCTTTCATGTGATCCGAAAGAAAATTCTATAGTTTATTTCTGTGTACcttcaaagttcaaattacCGAAACACTGCAATTGCCCTTGGAATCAAACTTATCAAGCACGATGAATTTGGTCAGATAATTCTTCCCCTTTTCATGAACCCACAGGTTCCAATCGAATGTGCACCAGATCGAGCAACATCACATCATATTTACACCATCATACAGACGACTAATTCAATCCAGTTCGAATGTGAACGCATCAGCAATTGAcaaatggagaagaagagggacgaGGCGCACGAACAGGGGGAGGCGTCAcaaggcggcgaggccgaggaagTCGACGGCGGACTTGGCCATGATGGCGGTGAACTCCTGGAAGCTGatgacgccgtcgccgtcggtgtCGGCCTCGCGCATCATGTCGGTGAGCTCGTCGTAGCAGATGGGGTGCCCCATCCGCGCCATGGAGCgcgcgagctcggcggcggagATGAAGCCGTTCCCGTCGCGGTCGAAGGCGCGGAAGGCCTCGGCGAGCTGCGCCTGGTCGACGGCCACGGCGGGGCGGCAAGGTCCcaggagcagcggcgcgagggagGACGCCAGCTCGTCAAACTCCACGGTGCCGTTGCCGTCGGCGTCCATGGCGGCGATGAGCGCGTGGatctcgtcgccggcggccgggcggagGCCCAGGGAGCGGAGCAGCGCCGCAAGCTCCAGCATCGTGAGGCTCCCGTCGCGGTCGAGGTCGAAGCGGAGGAAGAGCTcccggagctggcggagctgCTCGTCGCGgagccgcgcgcgcccgccgcccgccggggccgaggaggggtccctggccttgccgccgccggcgggggggTGGGGCATGGACGCCGAGCGCttggtgcgggcggcggcggccgtcgtggaCATGGTCGCGGGCTGGGCGGGGGACGCTGCTGCGGTCGCGCTGCCTTCTCGGACGCGGTCTTCGGTGGCGGGGCGGGAGCTCTGCATGCCGTTCCGTGCCCGTGCCGACAGAGATATAATACGCGCGGGGGCCGGGGGGACTTGGCTTTCCGTTGGGGCGCCGTTTTGACGATGCGGCCGTGGCGTGGCTTGTGCAGTTGCTATTGTTTTGCTGTTGCTGCGTCTCGGTATAGCTGTGGGGGAGCTCAAATTGGATTGTTTCCTCCGTGCGGTCATGCGGGGGTTTCAACTTTCAAACCTTGGTCGTTCACGGTAATGATGTGTTGGAGTTCAACGGGGGGTGGTCGTTCACGAATCACGACATTGATCTACTGGAGCGTCCACCGTTTGGCATTGAAATGCGTTGTGACAAAGTTTGGGACACCCCATCAAAAAGTGCTTGAAGTTTTGTTTTCTACGGTCATCATCAAGGTGTGATTTCGATCTATTTTCAGTACTATATTTATAAAATCTAGTAAATTTGTGAGATCGTGAAAGCACTcttcaattaaaaaaaattatggccAGGCAAAGTTGCAATAGTGCGAGCGGAACCTGGTCAAAATGCCATTTAGTCATTACTCGTGTTTCATCCAACCACCAGTTGAATTTTCGCACCACGTCAGATTTTGATGTGGCTTCCTTTGCCATGTTAGCAATGGACAAGGACGAACGCGTGTGAGTATGCCaaccatatgggtaatagttttACTTGCTTTGTGTTTTTCTTTGCAAACGACTACTCATAAAAGTGGCACAGATGAGGAAACTGCATTCCAACGATACGTGCCAGGATTGGGTCAGCGTACCCAATCAAAATGATTTACGACAAGACATTTCTTCCATAAAAAAACAGCAGAGAAGTTCTCAACACTCACCATAACAGCAGTACAATCAGCCTGACCGCGAAATGGCAACGACCAACAACGGATGCTGCACCAAGCAAAACAAAAGAGACAGCGATGGCAATTTATAAGAATCAATACTGCCACTCGTATTACTACATTGTTTGCCATCCCATACAAGATTGCAACAAGCATCCTCGGAAATTCTGAGATATCACTGGCAGTATCCAATCGAATCATGGACAGTTCGCTCAATAGATATTGCGCATTGTAAGAAATTTATCGAAGTGTTATGCCTTCAATTCAGTGAAACATGAACGGATAACATAATCATGAATAAGAACTGAAGGCTATGCAAGTGAGACGTTGAACATCTCATAAATTGTTGAGGGGCAAGCTATGTGTAGGCATGCTTTCTCTGTAGCAAGGATACCCGGGATTCATGCTTTTCTACCTCAGCCACCATCTTTGAACTGCCGAAATGGGAGTGTTGAGGAATGGTGCATATCGATAAATGTAGGGGTTTACCGCCCGGCCTATTCTTGCCCACACGCTCTGGTGGTATCCGGATGTGACAGGAGCATGGTACATCAGCTTCAACAACTGCACGAAAAGAAATGTCCGAAAAGGTTAGCTAGGTAATTTAGTTCTAGCTGAACAATTAGTAGGCTTCGTAAATCAAACAGCCCAGAGTCAACAATAAGTAGAATGCATGAGATAGAACTTCGCTACTACCCTGAGTGCTTGTGCAAGCTATCAAGGATCCGATTTTTCAGTATATTAAACAGGTTAGCAAAACTGGTACATTTGAACAACTACTCAGAAGTTTGAAGTATAAGTCACAATGCATTGGCAATGCACACAATGATACTTAGAAAAACAGTCCTGATGTTCTCCCTAACTACTAAAAGGAGGAAACAAAATGAGAATAAAAGGAAAATCAGTTGTTCAGAGCAGTATAACTTACATGAAAGTACATAAATGTCTGGATTATGTTGCGTCTAGACCTGCATGAGCAAAAGGACAAAACATCTTATGTAAGCTCATATACAAAAACCTTGTACAACTACTAGTTCTTTGAGAGAAAATGCGTGCACGCACGAGAAAAGTGAGATGATCATGAGAAAACCCAGGGTGATTTCAGCATTCGAACAAAGTAGGCTGAGTGTAGTGTTGTTTGTCTCTACCCACAGGCAAGGGTCCTCTAAGTACTTCCTGAGCAAGAGAGTAAGAAATCACTACCAGTAACGAATAGGTGTTCATAATGGCAGAAATTGGATTGTATACCATGCACACGAGTACAATAAAACAGATAAACAATTTTGAATTTACTTACCTGTATAAAGAAGAGCGTGTAAAATTACGCCTTAGGAATCGAGCAACATGATCAAGCGCCCAGCAAAGCACAGGAAGTAGAGCAACTGTAaccaaaagaaaatgagcaGCTTAGAACAGATAATAGGTTAGCCTCACAAATTGGAAAAGGTGGATAAAATCAGAAGTTGGGCTTACTCTTGAAGTGTACATTAGATGTGAACATCATAAAAGAGAACATCAAATGAACAAAGTCCTTGGCTACAATAATAGATTGCAACCAGGGCTGAATTGCAGGCATATTCCAAGCTCTTGGTTTCTGCAAGCAGAACAGAATTCATAACCACCATATAACACAACATTAGCACTGCAAAAATGAAAGGAGCTTTATCCATTCATTTATCCATTCATTCAGATTAACAGGCACTTACCCCATAAGTGGTATATAAAGAATATGCAGATGAGCATATTGTTCCTAGCAACGAAAGTCTGTACGCTTTACTTGAGATATGGTTGGGTAAAATTGGGAGTATTCCAAGGCTAGCTACAACCAGTACCTGCCAAATCATAATTCAAGAAATCTTATGTCAGTCCAACATGTAACAGTATCAGCCAAGATGTATTGGTGATAAGAAGAGAAACAGCAGGGTATCTTCACAATTCGCTGATAAAGTCATGATCTAATGATCAGGCAATCGTCCAGAATATATCTAGCAGAGAAAAAAATGACATGCCCACGTTTGTGCAAAGCAGTCAGGAAATGTGAAATATGAGGACAGCCCTTAAGAATTAAAATGGTAAAAGGTGAAAGGAGTGAAATAACTAAGTGAATGTGACATTCGACATAATAAATGGTAGCTCCTGCTCACAGCTACTAGATCATACATAGAAGTTTTACGTTAGGAGGTAGTCATTTCATACCCAGGCATTGATAGAGAAGTGTATTGTCCGTCCATCGAGCCGTAATGAATTTGCACTTCTCTCTGCCGATGATTGTTGGGAGGCCCCAGTTGATCTCGTGCTAGATCCTTCACCAGATCACCCTTGAATCTTAGTCGGATATGACATAACAGTGGTGGGTACCCTCCAATTAATTCAAACTAAAATCCCAAAGTAAGCTTTCAAGCATAGTCATCGTACCTGAGTCATGAGGTCTGGTATTCTCACTAGAAGGTGTAGCTGAAGACCTGGCTGCTGGTCTGCTAGACTGATTTGAATTCATGGAGGACATTGGCTCAACAATCAAACCAGGATCCTGAGATGTAATGAAAGCAATTTAAGTATTTTGCAAACCCGCAACAGATTCTTTTACTTTGTTATCTTATCACTTATCACTTTGAAAAGATCCAGCACAAGCAGCAAGGTTTTGTAACATTAAAAACAGATCTAACTGCACAGAAGCTACTATATGCAGCTAAAAAGGGTACAAATGGAAACGCAAAAACCAATATGGAGAGCGTTGTCTGAAAGTATAACAAAACATTTTTAGATCatgagcaaaaagaaaaaaacgtaTATGGTATATCAGATTTTTTACTCTGGCAGTCCAAGGAAACAAAATGGTTGCATCCATAAATGGCAAACATGAGCATCCACCCAAGTTAAACATGATTCCATGAACATTTGACATGGAAAGGGAGGGAATAAACAGAACAAAGTGCCAGCACTTTATTGCGTCCTTAATTAGGAGACTCCAAAAGGTTTTTTGTGCAGCAAGAAGAAACTGAAGTGGTGAAGCATGGATGAGGAAGCAAAAGCACCAAGAATTCCAATACAACAGACACAAGTG encodes the following:
- the LOC117855036 gene encoding uncharacterized protein, whose amino-acid sequence is MTSVTDPSQPPPARTPSTIHSLGEDLLLDIFLRLPSLAALIRAALTCRAWRRAVASSPAFRRHFRDIHRAPLLGLFFETPSVGQAPAVPAFPSFVPARRSDRDLAAAVRGGDFFLTSLQERPGGPHGWDILDCRGGYILLRNDEEEIMAVLNPLARRSERFFDLAHEDTLQGHRGYPVVCYNACLLCSDEDPLSFRVVLLAHDESRVRATFFSSDTNEWSILPWVNVPASSSRKKFWLLDSSMQSKGFLYWVYKNRKYMITLNTVTMEFSVDELPQLLKNEHCSFVVGETSSGARCIVYAIDFCVGLLLRRTENGIIERWDLQWAARLDTQLDQVLGELISVYDELQVVAVRDGFAYLATSEKSDDTQTPSWFLSFCLQTMELEKLFQRTYDAGVYPYVMTWPPSLVGNYGSFALEDATQNAITGHQM
- the LOC117858971 gene encoding probable calcium-binding protein CML14, with protein sequence MQSSRPATEDRVREGSATAAASPAQPATMSTTAAAARTKRSASMPHPPAGGGKARDPSSAPAGGGRARLRDEQLRQLRELFLRFDLDRDGSLTMLELAALLRSLGLRPAAGDEIHALIAAMDADGNGTVEFDELASSLAPLLLGPCRPAVAVDQAQLAEAFRAFDRDGNGFISAAELARSMARMGHPICYDELTDMMREADTDGDGVISFQEFTAIMAKSAVDFLGLAAL
- the LOC117858969 gene encoding uncharacterized protein, producing the protein MGEGDASAGGDPQRLKRIAAAAYDYENDARWAGYWSNVLVPPHLASRPDVVDHFKRKFYQRYIDPGLIVEPMSSMNSNQSSRPAARSSATPSSENTRPHDSGSSTRSTGASQQSSAERSANSLRLDGRTIHFSINAWVLVVASLGILPILPNHISSKAYRLSLLGTICSSAYSLYTTYGKPRAWNMPAIQPWLQSIIVAKDFVHLMFSFMMFTSNVHFKIALLPVLCWALDHVARFLRRNFTRSSLYRKYLEDPCLWVETNNTTLSLLCSNAEITLGFLMIISLFSSRRNIIQTFMYFHLLKLMYHAPVTSGYHQSVWARIGRAVNPYIYRYAPFLNTPISAVQRWWLR